One region of Brachybacterium saurashtrense genomic DNA includes:
- a CDS encoding DUF3017 domain-containing protein — MPQTSRPASPPPPAGTGPASAVRRQAVLLCALAALAAIVTVGVLGSAPLAGRLLGALLGLLALLRAVLPARAVGAMAVRSRGLDVTVLVLLALPLVVLASSPNL, encoded by the coding sequence GTGCCGCAGACCTCTCGCCCCGCGTCCCCGCCCCCGCCCGCGGGCACCGGACCGGCGTCGGCCGTGCGCCGCCAGGCGGTGCTGCTGTGCGCCCTGGCCGCGCTCGCGGCGATCGTGACGGTGGGGGTGCTGGGCTCCGCGCCGCTGGCCGGGCGGCTGCTGGGCGCGCTGCTGGGACTCCTCGCGCTGCTGCGCGCCGTGCTCCCGGCGCGTGCGGTGGGGGCGATGGCGGTGCGCTCCCGCGGCCTCGACGTGACGGTGCTGGTGCTGCTGGCGCTCCCGCTCGTGGTGCTGGCCTCCTCCCCGAACCTCTGA